In the genome of Acetobacter oryzifermentans, one region contains:
- a CDS encoding accessory factor UbiK family protein, with protein MADKPRFFDDLAGVAGGAFSALTGVREEINAIVRSRVDEVLTGLQVVRREEFEVMRDLAAQARIGQEEAERRLAALEERVTALEHKLAHNNNDHGHQHHG; from the coding sequence ATGGCTGACAAACCGCGCTTTTTTGATGATCTTGCCGGCGTGGCCGGTGGAGCTTTTTCCGCCCTTACAGGTGTGCGCGAAGAAATTAACGCTATTGTTCGCAGCCGTGTAGATGAAGTGTTGACTGGCCTACAGGTTGTGCGCCGTGAAGAATTTGAAGTGATGCGTGACCTAGCCGCCCAGGCGCGGATTGGCCAGGAAGAGGCCGAACGCCGCTTGGCTGCGTTGGAAGAACGCGTAACGGCTCTCGAACACAAGCTGGCCCATAACAACAACGATCATGGGCACCAGCACCACGGCTGA
- a CDS encoding type III secretion system chaperone family protein: MPALTSEASSMLTNPLDLMEQVIGGHGWTFERCTPTEMAAEAPSRWCDYGLFFSWSAELGAILFTCAFDLKAAPTQHPDLYELIGLANEQIWVGHFSLDTEDGVLLFRHALLLRGTPSVTDVFEDMIDIALAECERFYPAFRFFLHAGLDAKTALATAMIDCQGEA, from the coding sequence ATGCCAGCATTGACCTCTGAAGCATCCTCCATGCTCACCAACCCGCTTGATCTCATGGAACAGGTAATTGGTGGGCATGGCTGGACATTTGAACGCTGCACCCCAACGGAAATGGCAGCAGAAGCCCCTTCCCGCTGGTGTGATTACGGGCTGTTTTTTTCATGGTCAGCCGAACTGGGCGCTATTCTGTTTACCTGTGCGTTTGATCTTAAGGCAGCCCCCACACAGCACCCCGATCTGTACGAACTGATCGGGCTGGCGAATGAGCAGATATGGGTTGGCCATTTCAGCCTGGATACAGAAGACGGCGTTCTGCTCTTTCGCCATGCTCTGCTGTTGCGCGGTACACCATCCGTTACCGATGTATTCGAAGATATGATCGACATTGCATTGGCTGAATGCGAACGTTTTTACCCTGCTTTTCGTTTTTTTCTGCACGCAGGGTTGGATGCCAAAACGGCACTCGCAACAGCCATGATTGATTGTCAGGGAGAAGCATAA